The Lycium ferocissimum isolate CSIRO_LF1 chromosome 10, AGI_CSIRO_Lferr_CH_V1, whole genome shotgun sequence genome window below encodes:
- the LOC132033246 gene encoding uncharacterized protein LOC132033246 isoform X1, giving the protein MRIYQEMKDEEAQSRNSSTTNTATTTPVSTIAPLAVTSTAKKDQGFNGLFGKGKYKLWVLAAILLLAFWSMFTGSLTLSLNWSTANLSRLSDTSDFLIHEDLDILVLEEREKMVKHMWDVYTQSSRIRLPKFWQDAFQAAYLDLTSDSPAIRDTAVSEIAKMSLRSTSTYESPSNKHTEPREAEKEKGSKSQAKTMTTKQKQ; this is encoded by the exons atgagaatataccaagaaatgaaagatgaagaagctCAATCAAGAAATAGTAGTACTACAAatacagcaacaacaacaccagTTTCAACAATAGCACCATTAGCAGTAACATCAACTGCAAAGAAAGATCAAGGATTTAATGGGTTATTTGGTAAAGGAAAATACAAATTGTGGGTATTGGCTGCAATTTTATTGCTAGCTTTTTGGTCTATGTTTACTGGCTCACTTACTCTAAGTCTCAACTGGTCAACTGCAAATCTCAGCCGTTTATCTGATACCTCTGATTTCTTGATCCATGAAGATCTTGATATTCTG GTATTGGAGGAAAGAGAGAAAATGGTGAAACATATGTGGGATGTGTACACACAGAGTAGCAGAATTAGGTTGCCTAAGTTCTGGCAAGACGCTTTCCAAGCAGCGTACCTAGATTTGACGAGTGATTCACCAGCCATCCGAGACACTGCTGTTTCGGAGATTGCCAAAATGTCCCTGCGTTCCACTTCCACTTATGAATCACCTTCCAACAAGCACACAGAACCAAG AGAagcagagaaagaaaaaggatcgaAAAGCCAGGCGAAGACGATGACTACAAAGCAAAAGCAATAA
- the LOC132033246 gene encoding uncharacterized protein LOC132033246 isoform X2, translating into MRIYQEMKDEEAQSRNSSTTNTATTTPVSTIAPLAVTSTAKKDQGFNGLFGKGKYKLWVLAAILLLAFWSMFTGSLTLSLNWSTANLSRLSDTSDFLIHEDLDILVLEEREKMVKHMWDVYTQSSRIRLPKFWQDAFQAAYLDLTSDSPAIRDTAVSEIAKMSLRSTSTYESPSNKHTEPRIYI; encoded by the exons atgagaatataccaagaaatgaaagatgaagaagctCAATCAAGAAATAGTAGTACTACAAatacagcaacaacaacaccagTTTCAACAATAGCACCATTAGCAGTAACATCAACTGCAAAGAAAGATCAAGGATTTAATGGGTTATTTGGTAAAGGAAAATACAAATTGTGGGTATTGGCTGCAATTTTATTGCTAGCTTTTTGGTCTATGTTTACTGGCTCACTTACTCTAAGTCTCAACTGGTCAACTGCAAATCTCAGCCGTTTATCTGATACCTCTGATTTCTTGATCCATGAAGATCTTGATATTCTG GTATTGGAGGAAAGAGAGAAAATGGTGAAACATATGTGGGATGTGTACACACAGAGTAGCAGAATTAGGTTGCCTAAGTTCTGGCAAGACGCTTTCCAAGCAGCGTACCTAGATTTGACGAGTGATTCACCAGCCATCCGAGACACTGCTGTTTCGGAGATTGCCAAAATGTCCCTGCGTTCCACTTCCACTTATGAATCACCTTCCAACAAGCACACAGAACCAAG AATTTACATCTAA
- the LOC132033246 gene encoding uncharacterized protein LOC132033246 isoform X3, with amino-acid sequence MRIYQEMKDEEAQSRNSSTTNTATTTPVSTIAPLAVTSTAKKDQGFNGLFGKGKYKLWVLAAILLLAFWSMFTGSLTLSLNWSTANLSRLSDTSDFLIHEDLDILVLEEREKMVKHMWDVYTQSSRIRLPKFWQDAFQAAYLDLTSDSPAIRDTAVSEIAKMSLRSTSTYESPSNKHTEPRG; translated from the exons atgagaatataccaagaaatgaaagatgaagaagctCAATCAAGAAATAGTAGTACTACAAatacagcaacaacaacaccagTTTCAACAATAGCACCATTAGCAGTAACATCAACTGCAAAGAAAGATCAAGGATTTAATGGGTTATTTGGTAAAGGAAAATACAAATTGTGGGTATTGGCTGCAATTTTATTGCTAGCTTTTTGGTCTATGTTTACTGGCTCACTTACTCTAAGTCTCAACTGGTCAACTGCAAATCTCAGCCGTTTATCTGATACCTCTGATTTCTTGATCCATGAAGATCTTGATATTCTG GTATTGGAGGAAAGAGAGAAAATGGTGAAACATATGTGGGATGTGTACACACAGAGTAGCAGAATTAGGTTGCCTAAGTTCTGGCAAGACGCTTTCCAAGCAGCGTACCTAGATTTGACGAGTGATTCACCAGCCATCCGAGACACTGCTGTTTCGGAGATTGCCAAAATGTCCCTGCGTTCCACTTCCACTTATGAATCACCTTCCAACAAGCACACAGAACCAAG AGGGTGA